One Lysinibacillus fusiformis genomic window carries:
- a CDS encoding vitamin K epoxide reductase family protein: MDQIRNAINNVYKTGKFSDENRAKVFQNIQQKRKPPLTPILLTVLLSACLLLGLNMLLFQHDIDNIFQSHTATVVDSDLYPEKSGKVKDFSVLMQPWMIVGIIGIVVLFIFALYALTKKWLWRALLCVIIIIAILGNMSERIGYLFYVKNEADIIKTMQSGVLPIGNAEDILLNDTITIHQYRMSYFTTGDIRGIAIFQHDGKGFKLEHADLSTQHNMQSIHVPDIRRIIIPILEGHAYEQLVIQINTERIEVAIDANRAQLVVVPYETEANDLEITVQAADHEGNVFKLYEPSNIFTYPDN, encoded by the coding sequence ATGGATCAGATTCGTAATGCTATCAATAATGTCTATAAAACGGGCAAATTTTCAGATGAAAATCGAGCGAAGGTCTTTCAAAATATTCAACAAAAAAGAAAACCTCCCTTAACACCTATCCTACTAACTGTATTATTATCAGCGTGTTTGCTATTAGGACTAAATATGCTTCTTTTTCAACATGACATTGACAACATCTTTCAATCACATACAGCTACTGTGGTAGATTCAGATCTTTATCCTGAAAAATCTGGAAAGGTAAAAGATTTTTCAGTGCTTATGCAACCATGGATGATTGTAGGGATAATAGGTATTGTTGTGTTATTTATCTTCGCACTATATGCATTGACGAAGAAGTGGTTGTGGCGTGCATTGCTGTGTGTAATCATCATTATTGCAATTTTAGGCAATATGTCTGAACGAATCGGTTATCTTTTTTACGTAAAGAATGAAGCCGACATAATTAAGACAATGCAGTCTGGTGTATTACCAATAGGGAACGCTGAAGATATCCTTTTAAACGACACAATCACTATCCATCAATACCGAATGAGTTATTTTACAACCGGTGATATTCGAGGTATTGCTATATTTCAACATGATGGTAAAGGCTTTAAATTAGAGCACGCTGATCTTAGCACACAGCATAATATGCAATCCATTCATGTGCCTGATATTCGACGTATTATTATTCCAATACTTGAAGGTCATGCTTATGAGCAACTGGTGATACAGATTAATACAGAGCGTATTGAGGTAGCAATTGATGCTAATCGTGCACAATTAGTGGTAGTACCTTATGAGACAGAAGCGAATGATTTGGAAATTACTGTTCAAGCTGCTGATCATGAAGGGAATGTCTTCAAGCTTTATGAACCGTCAAACATTTTCACTTATCCTGATAATTGA
- a CDS encoding toast rack family protein, with amino-acid sequence MKKFIGIGLVMSTSLLVLSGCYSSTPSKIKDETILIEKDKAKKLDVELNLGVGEMTVTKGAKEWVEGNAQFNIKKLAPKVSYELHGQTGEVTIEHKGSTKFGISNIKNEWNIELNDDIPMNLSVETGASMANLDLQGLNLEKLDIETGVGELSVNLGGDWKKSFETNIETGVGQTTVILPSKVGVKLTTEKGIGSSNVEGFISKGKGIYVNDAYENADIVLEVISEMGVGEVTFKLDK; translated from the coding sequence TTGAAGAAATTTATTGGTATTGGTTTGGTTATGAGCACGTCATTGCTTGTTCTATCGGGGTGTTACTCGTCCACCCCAAGTAAAATCAAGGATGAAACAATTTTGATAGAAAAGGACAAAGCAAAGAAATTAGATGTGGAATTAAATCTTGGAGTAGGGGAAATGACGGTTACAAAAGGTGCGAAGGAATGGGTTGAGGGGAATGCACAGTTTAACATTAAAAAATTGGCACCAAAGGTGAGCTATGAACTGCATGGGCAAACTGGAGAAGTGACGATTGAACATAAGGGCTCCACTAAATTTGGTATTTCGAATATAAAAAATGAATGGAATATAGAGCTTAATGACGATATTCCAATGAATCTTTCTGTTGAAACGGGTGCATCAATGGCAAATCTTGATCTACAGGGGTTGAATCTTGAAAAATTAGATATTGAAACAGGTGTAGGCGAGCTTTCTGTAAATTTGGGCGGAGATTGGAAAAAAAGTTTTGAAACGAATATTGAAACGGGTGTTGGTCAAACAACGGTCATTTTACCATCAAAAGTAGGCGTAAAGCTTACAACTGAAAAAGGAATAGGATCTTCGAATGTAGAAGGCTTTATTTCAAAAGGGAAAGGTATTTATGTAAATGATGCATATGAAAATGCCGATATCGTGCTAGAGGTGATTTCAGAAATGGGCGTTGGCGAAGTTACCTTTAAATTAGATAAATAA
- a CDS encoding tubby C-terminal domain-like protein, whose amino-acid sequence MKTFTYKLPTAIESTEVIQILNEAGAVSSTVQRIYSNVLKKAFDRTMDYRYFVRFDASSIDGQPLFTCKKMSRRGRVHFRGKDLVTGKDYMIAYDGWQIMIPDLIITDGEQKITLNKEMEDWSVFSLNEQPIARWQAVFRDTHFDITLHIEEASPIQHEAFFIAIGQAVLFVGA is encoded by the coding sequence TTGAAAACTTTTACATACAAACTACCTACAGCAATTGAATCAACAGAGGTTATACAGATTTTAAATGAAGCGGGTGCTGTATCGTCCACTGTGCAACGGATTTACTCTAATGTTCTAAAAAAAGCTTTTGATCGAACAATGGATTACCGATATTTTGTGCGTTTTGATGCAAGTTCGATTGATGGACAGCCTCTTTTTACATGTAAAAAAATGTCTCGTCGTGGACGTGTACATTTTCGAGGAAAGGATCTAGTAACTGGAAAGGACTATATGATTGCCTATGATGGCTGGCAAATTATGATTCCTGATTTAATCATTACAGACGGTGAGCAAAAAATAACACTCAATAAAGAGATGGAGGACTGGTCAGTCTTTTCACTAAATGAACAGCCGATCGCACGCTGGCAGGCAGTTTTTCGGGATACCCATTTTGATATTACGCTTCACATTGAAGAAGCTAGTCCGATTCAGCATGAAGCCTTTTTTATTGCCATTGGGCAGGCTGTCTTATTTGTAGGTGCATGA
- a CDS encoding ABC transporter permease, which produces MFSMRTIALKLFRAAWTNVLTSISIITISICLVMTMSVYIWNANTQMKEDIQALFGEMDLMVGYNPEQHKLLTNEQVSHFQSMPGVTQVSSVSLTHTILENEVSTNFYTVGVENDDLVKSRYHFSVNLASNDVVISENVARIFNKKVGDTLQITFNKDVGNTIEADIGEFIVQEILPPIKGTESISLILLPNDVLKTWMNFSDEQTAGMFSLIKTEKNVATSVGMEIKQLDETLRVDVSSDYDFFKENLQALMIFMIVLSVFILLISSVLLMSTFQLLFYKVKEQLMVLRALGATIKQVSRIVQLQLSLIVSFGVLLGTSVSLLVIKLWLPQLISMMKLPSARTELPLVFVIIIAAVSFILLQLITQWQVQKSSSLLPLQIAIDNENQSLQWKRWKTIVVCGTVIFALYLFVNAQVVASSGKSALMILIGTLLFCGILLYMMPYLFAALLKISLKPIRTALGKEAYLACQQLMPQVRKNMPIVLSIIGLMIILIFGSSLFKTIQTNEQKYINAQYETSMKITNELYDPTITLELIKEIEALPSVSYAYAKSNYPMLDLEINNSWYGNNYEAIDVKKYVALDKIDAVNGNLENGLIITERFAKEHQLSIGDTLMAGTYDVPLQQTIPIGEVQVIGIAPNHYFYIDFYLDWSSFVVALDSPIITDIMLEATDTEQALAELAYLEERWPALKFTDKETIIEQSHEMFFQRWSLFVGVFVILIAATCLGVLQTLLHSIYAKRGDYAIQRLIGLSPNGLMKLILTQVLSFVLYGLTVGTFLGIVLTRMLGFIDKGSPMIYDFFTLGITSLVFLIATLVVFTLQGYWISRKKLANEIVDM; this is translated from the coding sequence ATGTTTTCAATGCGTACCATCGCACTCAAACTCTTCCGCGCCGCTTGGACAAATGTGCTCACAAGCATTAGCATTATAACGATTTCCATTTGCCTAGTAATGACAATGAGTGTCTACATTTGGAATGCCAACACGCAAATGAAGGAAGACATTCAAGCATTATTTGGTGAAATGGATTTAATGGTCGGCTACAATCCAGAGCAACACAAACTACTGACAAATGAGCAAGTCTCACACTTTCAATCCATGCCAGGTGTCACACAAGTTTCAAGCGTGTCTCTTACACATACAATACTAGAAAATGAAGTGAGTACCAATTTTTATACGGTTGGTGTAGAAAACGATGACCTTGTGAAAAGCCGTTATCATTTTTCCGTCAATCTAGCATCAAACGACGTTGTGATTTCAGAAAATGTTGCTCGCATTTTCAATAAAAAAGTTGGAGATACACTGCAAATTACGTTCAATAAAGACGTCGGAAATACGATTGAAGCTGACATAGGTGAATTTATCGTACAGGAAATTCTTCCACCTATTAAAGGAACTGAAAGCATTAGTTTAATTCTTCTGCCAAATGATGTGTTGAAAACGTGGATGAACTTTAGTGATGAACAAACGGCCGGTATGTTTTCACTGATTAAAACAGAAAAAAATGTCGCTACTTCCGTTGGCATGGAAATTAAACAATTAGATGAAACATTACGTGTGGATGTGTCGAGTGACTATGATTTCTTCAAGGAAAATTTACAAGCATTAATGATTTTTATGATTGTTCTTTCAGTATTTATTTTACTAATTTCCAGTGTCTTATTGATGTCAACATTCCAGCTATTATTCTACAAAGTTAAAGAACAACTCATGGTCTTGCGAGCACTTGGCGCAACAATCAAGCAAGTAAGTCGTATTGTCCAACTGCAATTATCACTAATTGTGAGTTTCGGTGTACTACTTGGTACGTCAGTGAGTTTATTGGTCATTAAATTATGGCTTCCACAGCTCATTAGCATGATGAAATTACCTAGTGCTAGAACTGAACTTCCACTTGTATTCGTTATCATTATTGCGGCTGTCAGTTTTATTCTGCTTCAGCTCATTACGCAATGGCAAGTACAAAAAAGCTCAAGTCTATTACCTTTGCAAATAGCAATAGACAACGAAAACCAGAGCTTACAGTGGAAAAGATGGAAAACCATTGTCGTATGTGGCACCGTCATCTTCGCGTTATATTTATTTGTCAATGCTCAGGTGGTTGCTTCGAGCGGAAAAAGCGCGTTAATGATTTTGATTGGCACTTTACTTTTCTGTGGCATTTTACTCTACATGATGCCGTATCTATTTGCAGCACTATTAAAAATTTCGTTGAAACCAATTCGTACTGCACTCGGAAAAGAAGCTTATTTAGCTTGTCAGCAGCTGATGCCACAAGTACGTAAAAACATGCCAATAGTGCTTAGTATCATAGGGTTAATGATTATCTTAATATTTGGTAGCTCATTATTTAAAACGATTCAGACAAACGAACAAAAATATATTAATGCTCAATATGAAACATCTATGAAAATTACAAATGAATTATATGATCCAACGATTACACTTGAATTAATAAAAGAAATTGAGGCTTTGCCAAGTGTTTCCTATGCCTACGCAAAAAGTAACTATCCTATGCTAGATCTTGAAATTAACAATAGCTGGTACGGCAATAATTATGAAGCAATTGATGTCAAAAAATACGTAGCGTTAGATAAGATAGATGCTGTTAACGGTAATTTAGAAAATGGGCTAATCATCACAGAACGCTTTGCAAAAGAACATCAATTGTCTATTGGGGATACATTAATGGCTGGTACATATGATGTACCCCTTCAACAAACGATACCGATTGGTGAAGTACAAGTTATTGGTATCGCTCCTAATCATTATTTTTATATTGATTTTTATCTAGATTGGTCATCTTTCGTAGTAGCTTTAGATTCACCCATTATAACTGACATTATGTTAGAAGCAACGGATACGGAGCAGGCTTTAGCGGAGCTTGCATATTTAGAAGAACGATGGCCAGCTCTAAAATTTACCGATAAAGAAACAATTATTGAACAGTCCCATGAAATGTTCTTCCAGCGTTGGAGCCTATTTGTAGGTGTATTTGTCATATTAATCGCCGCTACTTGCCTAGGCGTTTTACAAACACTACTTCACTCGATTTACGCAAAACGTGGCGATTACGCGATCCAACGACTAATTGGTCTTTCACCAAATGGATTGATGAAACTCATTTTGACGCAAGTATTGTCATTTGTTCTTTACGGACTGACTGTTGGCACTTTCCTTGGTATTGTATTAACAAGAATGCTTGGCTTTATTGACAAGGGTTCACCAATGATTTATGATTTCTTCACGTTAGGCATCACTAGTTTGGTCTTTTTAATTGCAACACTCGTTGTTTTCACTTTACAGGGCTACTGGATTAGTCGTAAAAAATTAGCAAACGAAATTGTAGATATGTAA
- a CDS encoding ABC transporter ATP-binding protein, translating into MSKIFQQKHHTVNALKNIHCTIYQGEMVAIMGTSGSGKSTLLNMISAIDEPTEGALFLFGKRAHDVYKEPNASKFRKENIGFVFQSFHLLKDLSVEDNIALPLILNDVSSKEIKVRVQQIMEQLNIAAWHKHRPSELSGGQQQRVAIARAIIANPPILLADEPTGALDVNTTDEILHLLVQLQQNMNQTILLVTHDPYVATYANRVLFFHDGAIVDSYQNNQTAEDLDCILTKFKLITRGDC; encoded by the coding sequence ATGTCGAAAATATTCCAGCAAAAGCATCATACAGTGAATGCATTAAAAAATATACATTGTACGATTTATCAAGGCGAAATGGTGGCCATTATGGGGACAAGTGGATCTGGAAAAAGTACCTTGCTCAATATGATTAGTGCCATTGATGAGCCTACCGAAGGAGCGTTATTTTTGTTTGGCAAACGAGCGCATGACGTTTATAAAGAACCGAATGCATCCAAGTTTCGCAAAGAAAATATCGGATTTGTTTTTCAATCTTTCCATTTGTTGAAGGATTTATCAGTTGAAGACAATATCGCCCTCCCCCTCATTTTAAATGATGTATCAAGCAAAGAAATCAAGGTGCGTGTGCAACAAATAATGGAGCAGTTAAACATTGCTGCTTGGCATAAACATCGTCCTAGTGAACTATCTGGTGGACAACAGCAACGTGTCGCCATTGCTCGTGCCATTATTGCCAATCCACCTATTTTACTAGCAGATGAGCCAACTGGTGCTTTAGATGTAAATACGACCGACGAAATTTTGCATCTTCTTGTCCAGTTACAACAAAATATGAATCAAACGATATTACTAGTAACTCATGACCCATATGTGGCTACTTATGCGAACCGTGTGTTGTTCTTCCATGATGGAGCGATTGTCGATTCCTATCAAAATAACCAAACAGCCGAGGATTTAGATTGTATATTAACGAAGTTTAAGTTAATTACTAGGGGTGATTGCTAA
- a CDS encoding sigma-70 family RNA polymerase sigma factor: protein MAKSNNRKEAFFISTQQISLVELAKDGDEQAFYQLIEQEQHKLYRMAYVYVQNENDAVEVFQQTVIRAYEGLPQLKEPHYFSTWLTRILINCCKTYIAKKNAVHLVEPHTLEDINSTSPTYIEEELDLWQSLCELEEKYKTVLLLRFYQDHSVKEIAAILQSPEGTVKTHIRRGLQALRQQLKGAYEDEWVQSIERSH, encoded by the coding sequence ATTGCGAAGTCTAATAATCGGAAGGAGGCGTTTTTCATTTCAACTCAACAAATATCACTAGTAGAGCTTGCCAAAGATGGGGATGAACAAGCGTTTTACCAGCTCATTGAACAAGAACAGCATAAATTGTACCGCATGGCTTATGTCTATGTACAAAATGAAAATGACGCTGTCGAGGTTTTTCAACAAACAGTTATACGTGCTTATGAGGGTTTGCCACAGTTAAAAGAACCCCATTATTTCTCTACATGGCTCACGCGCATTCTTATTAATTGCTGTAAAACCTATATTGCGAAAAAAAATGCTGTCCATCTTGTGGAACCACATACGTTAGAAGATATCAATAGTACATCCCCTACATATATCGAAGAAGAACTTGATTTATGGCAATCGCTGTGCGAGTTAGAAGAAAAATATAAAACGGTGCTGTTATTACGTTTTTACCAAGATCACTCCGTCAAGGAAATTGCTGCAATTTTACAAAGTCCTGAGGGCACAGTCAAAACGCATATCCGTAGGGGCTTACAGGCTTTACGACAACAACTAAAGGGGGCATATGAAGATGAATGGGTTCAATCCATTGAAAGAAGTCATTGA